The following are encoded together in the Brassica napus cultivar Da-Ae chromosome A9, Da-Ae, whole genome shotgun sequence genome:
- the LOC106389968 gene encoding uncharacterized protein LOC106389968 translates to MSSWVCSYVTRNVVTSNHPPQHPFSLSQHFGSPASFRRASVKLPLTSMPKFRPLKLQKFQSLSSTHEGGEDSESVVQTLQIPDEWLLPSKAIEESEWLRVTLHKWLDDEYCPEPTNVEISNVAAKSLYTSLLEKETDMGTILLKMAQDLTSVSYQESFHGAFTSANAAINLIVERLES, encoded by the exons ATGAGCTCATGGGTTTGCTCTTACGTGACCCGAAACGTCGTAACCTCCAATCATCCACCACAACATCCTTTCTCACTATCCCAACACTTTGGTTCTCCGGCGTCGTTTCGAAGAGCATCCGTCAAGTTACCCTTAACATCTATGCCCAAGTTTCGGCCACTGAAACtccaaaagtttcaatctttatcGTCGACACATGAAGGGGGAGAAGACTCCGAATCAGTCGTACAAACCCTCCAAATTCCAGACGAGTGGTTGCTCCCTTCCAAGGCCATTGAG GAATCTGAATGGTTGAGAGTAACACTGCACAAGTGGTTGGATGATGAGTATTGCCCTGAGCCAACCAATGTGGAGATCAGTAATGTAGCTGCAAAGTCTCTCTACACTTCACTCTTAGAGAAAGAGACTGACATGGGAACGATTTTGCTCAAGATGGCTCAAGACTTAACCTCAGTCTCATACCAAGAAAGCTTCCACGGAGCTTTCACTTCCGCAAACGCAGCTATAAATTTGATTGTAGAAAGATTAGAATCATAG
- the LOC111200796 gene encoding GRR1-like protein 1 — translation MGASSTLLMLSHGHCLLCLLFSVVRFIYIKTFNSFDSFRIKSQNVSSLSPSLVLMDRRFPFKVLEHIFSFVDSNEDRNSVSLVCKSWFETERRTRKRVFVGNCYAVSPLKVARRFPKMRSLTLKGKPHFADYNLVPDGWGGYAWPWIEAMAARRPLLEEIRLKRMVVTDECLEKIAASFRDFKTLVLTSCEGFSTDGIAAIASTCRKLRDLELRECIVDDLGGDWLSYFPETSTSLVSLDFSCLDSEVKLSDLERLLSRSPNLKSLKLNRSVTLDVLESLLRRAPQLVELGTGSFSDELDPEEIAKLTKALSELKQLKSLSGLWDLLPEYIPLLYSVCPRLTSLNLSYATVQMPDLIDLLSRCSKLQKLWVMDLIEDKGLKTVALCCKELRELRVFPSGADLDETDVTLTEQGLVSVSEGCKKLESVLYFCVQFTNAALVSIAKNRPNFRCFRLCVMEPFAPDYRTQQPLDEGFKAIVEKCKDLRRLSVSGLLTDKAFEYIGVHAKKLRMLSIAFAGDSDLMLHHLLSGCQSLKKLEIRDCPFGDTALLENAAKLETMRSLWMSSCFVSFGACKQLSQKMPRLNVEVIDEHPPKTRPDSSPVERIYIYRTVAGPRLDTPEFVWTIHKSPEVGVSRLSIR, via the exons ATGGGTGCAAGCTCAACTCTATTAATGCTCTCACATGGCCACTGTCTCCTCTGTTTACTCTTCTCTGTTGTCAggtttatatatatcaaaactttCAATTCTTTCGACTCATTTCGAATCAAATCTCAAAacgtttcttctctctctccgtcTCTTGTTCTGATGGATCGTCGATTCCCATTTAAGGTTCTTGAGCATATCTTCTCCTTCGTTGACTCCAACGAGGACCGGAACTCTGTTTCTCTGGTGTGCAAGTCGTGGTTCGAGACAGAGCGGCGAACTAGGAAACGTGTCTTTGTCGGAAACTGCTACGCGGTTAGTCCTCTGAAGGTAGCACGGCGGTTCCCGAAGATGAGGTCTCTGACGCTTAAAGGGAAGCCACACTTCGCCGACTACAACTTGGTTCCTGACGGTTGGGGTGGCTATGCTTGGCCGTGGATTGAGGCTATGGCGGCGAGGAGACCGTTGCTTGAAGAGATTAGGTTGAAGAGGATGGTGGTGACTGATGAGTGCTTGGAGAAGATCGCTGCTTCGTTTAGAGATTTTAAAACACTTGTGTTGACTTCTTGTGAGGGGTTTTCTACTGATGGTATTGCAGCCATTGCATCGACTTGCAG AAAGCTGAGAGACCTGGAACTGCGAGAGTGCATAGTTGATGACCTCGGAGGAGACTGGCTTAGCTACTTCCCTGAAACTTCGACTTCTCTCGTCTCTCTCGACTTCTCTTGTTTGGACTCAGAGGTTAAACTCTCGGACTTGGAGCGTCTCCTAAGCAGGTCTCCAAACCTCAAGTCTCTCAAGCTGAACCGATCAGTGACACTAGACGTTCTCGAGAGCTTACTCCGTCGAGCTCCACAGCTTGTTGAGCTTGGCACAGGTTCTTTCTCAGATGAGCTGGATCCAGAAGAGATTGCAAAGTTAACAAAAGCTTTGTCAGAGTTGAAGCAACTTAAGAGCTTATCTGGTCTTTgggatctcctccctgagtataTTCCACTACTTTACTCTGTTTGTCCTCGTCTTACCTCGTTGAACCTGAGCTATGCTACTGTCCAAATGCCTGACCTTATCGACCTTCTTAGTCGATGTTCGAAACTGCAGAAGCTATGG GTAATGGACTTGATAGAGGACAAAGGTCTCAAAACCGTTGCCTTGTGTTGCAAGGAACTGAGAGAACTAAGGGTGTTTCCATCAGGAGCAGATCTAGATGAAACAGACGTGACTCTCACGGAACAAGGTCTGGTCTCCGTGTCTGAAGGCTGCAAAAAGCTTGAGTCTGTTCTCTACTTCTGCGTCCAGTTTACAAACGCAGCTTTGGTCTCCATCGCAAAGAACCGTCCAAACTTCAGATGCTTCCGCCTCTGCGTGATGGAGCCATTCGCTCCAGACTACAGAACACAGCAGCCACTTGACGAAGGATTCAAAGCCATAGTCGAGAAATGCAAGGATCTTCGAAGACTCTCCGTCTCCGGTCTCCTCACTGACAAGGCCTTTGAGTACATTGGAGTACACGCCAAGAAGCTAAGGATGCTGTCAATAGCATTCGCTGGAGACAGTGATCTAATGCTACACCACTTGCTGTCGGGATGTCAGAGTTTAAAGAAGCTAGAGATAAGAGACTGCCCGTTTGGAGACACCGCGCTGCTCGAGAACGCTGCTAAACTTGAAACCATGCGATCCCTTTGGATGTCTTCTTGCTTTGTGAGTTTTGGTGCTTGCAAGCAGTTGAGTCAGAAGATGCCAAGGCTTAACGTTGAAGTCATCGATGAGCATCCTCCAAAGACAAGACCTGATAGCTCTCCTGTTGAGAGGATTTACATATATAGAACGGTCGCGGGACCGAGGTTGGATACGCCTGAGTTTGTGTGGACGATACACAAGAGCCCTGAGGTTGGAGTGTCACGTCTATCCATACGGTGA
- the LOC111200795 gene encoding spermatogenesis-associated protein 20-like, with amino-acid sequence MKSLHLLSSPILHRFASRSITTLSSSLPRRRIIVRTNRPSFPFAILSRPVSSGKVLAMASSSSAASPKHTNRLAAEHSPYLLQHAHNPVDWYPWGEEAFEEARKRDVPIFLSIGYSTCHWCHVMEVESFESEEVAKLLNDSFVSIKVDREERPDVDKVYMSFVQALYGGGGWPLSVFLSPDLKPLMGGTYFPPNDNYGRPGFKTLLKKVKDAWDTKRDVLVKSGTYAIEELSKALSATAGNDKLPDGLSRTAVTICAKQLSRSYDSKYGGFGSAPKFPRPVEIQLMLYHSKKLKEAGKTSEADEDQSMVLFSLQGMANGGMHDHVGGGFHRYSVDECWHVPHFEKMLYDQGQLANVYLDGFIITKDVMYSYVARDVLDYLRRDMIAPEGGIYSAEDADSFEFEGAKRKKEGAFYIWTNDEIDEVLGENADLFKEHYYVKKSGNCDLSSMSDPHHEFAGKNVLIERNELSAMASKFGLSVEKYQEILGECRRKLFDVRLKRPKPHLDDKVIVSWNGLVISALARASKILMAEPESTKYCFPVVNSQPEEYIDVAEKAALFIRTNLYDEQSHRLQHSYRKGPSKAPAFLDDYAFLISGLLDLYENGGGINWLKWAIELQETQDELYLDREGGAYFNTEGQDPSVLLRVKEDHDGAEPSGNSVSAINLVRLASIVAGEKANSYLNTAQRLLAVFELRLKELSVAVPLMCCAADMISVPSRKQVVLVGSKSSAELNNMLCAAHSVYDPNKTVIHIDPWSSDEMEFWEEHNSNVAEMAKRNRDSDKVVALVCQHFTCTPPVSDSSSLTRLLSK; translated from the exons ATGAAAAGTCTCCACTTGTTGTCTTCCCCAATCCTCCACCGCTTCGCTTCTCGCAGCATCACAACTCTGTCTTCTTCTCTACCCAGAAGAAGAATCATCGTCCGTACTAATCGTCCTTCGTTTCCTTTCGCGATTCTCTCGAGACCCGTTTCCTCAGGCAAGGTCTTGGCCATGGCGTCGAGCTCGTCAGCAGCATCTCCGAAACATACCAATCGTTTGGCTGCGGAGCACAGTCCTTATCTCCTTCAGCACGCGCACAATCCG GTTGATTGGTATCCATGGGGAGAAGAAGCTTTTGAAGAAGCAAGGAAGAGAGACGTCCCCATCTTCTTATCAA TTGGATACAGTACCTGTCACTG GTGCCATGTGATGGAAGTTGAGTCGTTTGAAAGTGAAGAAGTGGCGAAACTCTTGAACGATTCATTCGTTAGTATCAAG GTGGATCGAGAAGAGCGGCCCGATGTCGATAAG GTTTACATGTCATTCGTCCAGGCTCTCTACGGTGGAGGAGGGTGGCCACTCTCAGTCTTCCTTTCACCTGATCTGAAGCCACTAATGGGTGGAACCTACTTCCCTCCAAATGACAATTACGGAAGACCAGGATTCAAGACTCTCCTCAAGAAAGTTAAAGACGCTTGGGACACTAAGAGGGATGTACTTGTGAAGAGCGGTACTTACGCTATTGAAGAACTCTCAAAAGCTTTATCTGCAACTGCTGGTAATGATAAATTGCCGGATGGACTTTCCCGGACGGCTGTGACTATATGTGCAAAACAA CTTTCTCGAAGCTATGACTCCAAATACGGCGGATTTGGATCTGCACCAAAGTTCCCAAGGCCTGTAGAGATCCAGCTGATGCTTTACCACTCCAAAAAGCTCAAGGAAGCTGGAAAAACCAGCGAGGCTGATGAAGACCAAAGCATGGTTCTATTCAGCCTCCAAGGCATGGCTAATGGAGGGATGCATGATCACGTTGGCGGCGGGTTCCATAGGTACAGCGTTGACGAATGCTGGCATG TTCCAcattttgagaagatgttataTGATCAAGGGCAGCTAGCTAATGTCTACCTAGATGGTTTTATCATCACCAAGGATGTGATGTATTCTTACGTGGCGAGAGACGTCCTTGATTATCTGAGGAGAGACATGATTGCACCTGAAGGTGGGATATATTCAGCTGAAGATGCTGATAGCTTTGAGTTTGAAGGCGCAAAGAGAAAGAAGGAAGGAGCTTTCTATATATGGACCAACGACGAG ATTGATGAAGTTCTAGGGGAGAATGCGGATCTTTTCAAGGAGCATTACTATGTTAAGAAGTCAGGTAACTGCGACCTCTCAAGCATGAGTGATCCGCACCACGAGTTCGCTGGCAAGAACGTGCTGATCGAGAGGAATGAGCTGTCTGCAATGGCGTCAAAGTTTGGCCTCTCTGTTGAGAAGTATCAGGAGATTTTGGGTGAATGCAGAAGAAAGCTTTTCGATGTCAGGCTGAAGAGACCTAAGCCGCATTTAGATGATAAG gTGATTGTGTCGTGGAACGGTCTTGTTATCTCGGCTTTGGCGAGAGCGTCTAAGATTCTTATGGCTGAGCCTGAAAGCACCAAGTACTGTTTCCCTGTGGTGAATAGTCAG CCGGAAGAGTACATAGACGTTGCAGAGAAAGCAGCTTTGTTTATAAGAACCAATCTCTATGATGAGCAATCACACAGGCTACAACACAGTTACAGAAAGGGACCATCCAAAGCTCCTGCGTTTTTAGATGATTATGCGTTCTTGATCTCTGGGTTGCTTGATCTCTATGAGAATGGAGGTGGGATCAATTGGCTTAAATGGGCTATTGAACTTCAAGAGACGCAA GATGAGTTGTATCTGGACCGAGAAGGAGGAGCTTACTTCAACACTGAAGGACAAGATCCATCTGTTCTCCTCCGTGTAAAAGAAGATCATGATGGTGCAGAGCCTTCAGGGAACTCGGTCTCTGCTATTAACCTTGTGAGGTTAGCTTCCATTGTTGCTGGAGAAAAAGCTAACTCCTACTTAAACACCGCGCAGCGTCTCTTG GCAGTCTTTGAGTTGAGGTTGAAAGAACTGTCTGTGGCGGTGCCGTTGATGTGCTGTGCAGCGGATATGATCTCTGTTCCGTCGAGGAAACAGGTTGTGTTGGTTGGTTCCAAGTCGTCTGCAGAGCTCAACAACATGCTTTGTGCAGCACACTCGGTCTATGATCCTAATAAAACG GTGATTCACATAGATCCTTGGAGTTCTGATGAGATGGAGTTTTGGGAAGAGCACAACAGTAATGTAGCTGAGATGGCGAAGAGGAACAGAGACTCTGACAAAGTGGTTGCTCTTGTTTGTCAACACTTCACTTGTACTCCTCCTGTCTCAGACTCTTCTTCTCTCACTCGCTTGCTGTCCAAGTAG
- the LOC106389958 gene encoding xyloglucan endotransglucosylase/hydrolase protein 9-like — translation MVGMGWFMCMLMMVCVVSCGEAAPGAKFEELYRSSWAMDHCVNDGEVTKLKLDNSSGAGFESRSKYLFGKVSIQIKLVEGDSAGTVTAFYMSSEGSNHNEFDFEFLGNTTGEPYIVQTNVYVNGVGNREQRLNLWFDPTTEFHTYSILWSKRSVVFIVDETPIRVHKNLEDKGIPFAKDQAMGVYSSIWNADDWATQGGLVKTDWSHAPFIASYKDFKIDACEIPTGSDLSKCSGEEQRFWWDEPTVSELSLHQNHQLIWVRANHMIYDYCFDAARFPVTPLECQHHRHL, via the exons atggtggGTATGGGTTGGTTcatgtgtatgttgatgatggTGTGTGTGGTTTCTTGTGGTGAAGCTGCTCCAGGAGCTAAGTTCGAGGAACTTTACCGCTCTAGCTGGGCTATGGATCACTGTGTTAATGATGGAGAAGTCACAAAACTCAAGCTTGACAACTCCTCTG GAGCTGGGTTCGAGTCAAGAAGCAAGTACTTGTTCGGTAAAGTCTCTATCCAGATTAAACTCGTCGAGGGTGACTCAGCCGGAACCGTCACTGCCTTCTAC ATGTCTTCAGAAGGTTCGAACCACAACGAGTTTGACTTCGAGTTCTTAGGCAACACGACGGGTGAGCCTTACATAGTCCAGACAAACGTCTACGTGAACGGAGTTGGAAACAGAGAGCAAAGACTCAACCTTTGGTTCGATCCCACCACTGAGTTCCACACTTACTCTATCCTCTGGAGTAAACGCAGCGTTGT gTTTATTGTGGATGAGACTCCTATTCGTGTACACAAGAATCTTGAAGACAAAGGCATCCCATTTGCTAAAGACCAAGCGATGGGAGTGTACAGCTCGATCTGGAACGCTGATGACTGGGCGACGCAAGGAGGTCTTGTGAAAACGGATTGGAGTCACGCGCCTTTCAttgcttcttacaaagatttcAAGATTGATGCTTGTGAGATTCCCACAGGGAGTGATCTAAGCAAGTGTAGTGGAGAAGAGCAGAGATTCTGGTGGGACGAGCCGACTGTGTCTGAGCTGAGTCTTCATCAGAATCATCAGCTTATTTGGGTTAGAGCTAATCATATGATTTATGATTATTGTTTTGATGCGGCGAGGTTTCCTGTTACTCCTCTTGAGTGCCAACACCATCGCCATTTGTAG
- the LOC111200459 gene encoding F-box protein SKIP19-like, whose product MDLRQLVIIKQKKMASSYLTPVVKDGECRNWSELPFELMSSILCRLDLIGVFENAQKVCTSWRRVCKDPAMWRKIDMYNLGLDLGYNPEIICRHAVDRSQGGLVEINIWHFGTDSLLNYIADSSRNLRSLKFALISPITTEGLTKALVKLPLLEELELFYNRLLEDSLKAVGQSCPNLKTLKLNCLGIAPPWHVSDDDALAIAETMHGLRFLQLFANGLTDVGLKAILDNCPDLEHLDLRHCFNVHFSGDLKKRCYERIKVLRPPNDSTDDYPYIANDTSDDEDPFVPDANSDGNFPSDYSGDDLYDICMRCFNYL is encoded by the exons ATGGACTTGAGACAACTTGTGatcatcaaacaaaaaaaaatggccTCTTCCTATTTGACTCCGGTGGTGAAAGACGGAGAGTGTAGAAACTGGTCGGAGCTACCATTTGAATTAATGTCGTCGATCCTGTGCAGGCTCGATTTGATTGGAGTATTTGAAAACGCTCAGAAAGTGTGTACTTCATGGCGTCGGGTCTGTAAAGACCCTGCCATGTGGCGTAAGATTGACATGTATAACCTAGGCCTAGACTTGGGGTACAACCCCGAGATCATATGCCGTCACGCAGTCGATCGTAGCCAGGGAGGTTTGGTTGAGATTAACATATGGCATTTCGGTACTGATTCTCTCCTCAACTACATCGCTGATAG CTCAAGAAACCTGAGAAGTCTTAAATTTGCATTAATCTCTCCCATAACAACTGAGGGACTTACAAAAGCACTTGTGAAGCTTCCATTGCTTGAAGAACTCGAGCTCTTTTACAACAGATTGTTGGAAGATTCTCTTAAAGCTGTAGGCCAGTCTTGTCCTAATCTGAAGACATTGAAGTTAAACTGCTTAGGAATCGCGCCTCCTTGGCACGTGAGTGATGATGATGCCCTAGCCATTGCTGAAACAATGCATGGGCTTCGCTTCCTCCAACTTTTTGCAAATGGTTTAACCGACGTCGGTTTAAAAGCCATTCTTGATAATTGTCCTGATCTGGAACATCTTGATCTACGTCATTGTTTCAATGTTCACTTTTCTGGAGATTTGAAGAAGCGGTGTTACGAGAGGATCAAAGTTTTGAGACCACCTAATGACTCGACTGATGATTACCCATATATTGCGAATGATACATCTGACGATGAGGACCCTTTCGTGCCAGATGCTAATTCGGACGGTAACTTCCCAAGTGACTACTCTGGCGACGATCTGTATGATATTTGTATGAGGTGCTTTAATTATCTATAG